A genomic stretch from Sulfobacillus thermosulfidooxidans includes:
- a CDS encoding YihY/virulence factor BrkB family protein — protein MKNGLRFLKLLMERMSRDDMTSYAAALAYKFLFALFPLVLFLTALLGFMHLPTTITDIVGPLSTLVPESVLSLLRSAIAVAIHHENPTVLSLGIVGFVWGMSGAFMELIDAFNHAYELTYPFKRGTIKRYLLAAGTGIIFGLLFVATLLVATGGTLFTHWLLNSVLHWPIDHVASFFLHWFMLLILLVFSLDMLYTILPDLHVPFKFMSPGTILATTVFIVLAWGFSLYTSHFDSYNKMYGSLGTVILLLLYLYLFALAILLGAEVNALLYHQHHKFSQKK, from the coding sequence GTGAAGAATGGACTACGTTTCTTAAAATTATTAATGGAACGCATGAGCCGAGACGATATGACGTCGTATGCAGCAGCCCTGGCGTATAAATTTTTGTTTGCGCTCTTTCCCTTGGTCCTGTTTTTAACAGCACTTTTAGGATTTATGCATTTACCGACAACCATTACCGACATCGTAGGCCCTTTGAGTACTCTGGTGCCAGAATCAGTTTTAAGTTTGTTACGCAGCGCCATCGCCGTGGCCATTCACCACGAAAATCCCACGGTACTGTCATTAGGTATTGTGGGGTTTGTATGGGGCATGTCGGGCGCTTTTATGGAACTCATTGATGCCTTTAATCATGCGTATGAATTGACCTATCCCTTCAAACGCGGCACTATTAAGCGGTATCTTTTAGCCGCAGGAACCGGAATTATCTTTGGTCTTCTTTTCGTTGCGACGCTTTTAGTAGCCACCGGGGGTACACTGTTTACCCACTGGTTACTCAATTCCGTGCTCCATTGGCCCATCGATCACGTTGCATCGTTCTTTCTGCATTGGTTCATGTTGCTCATTCTCTTAGTGTTTAGTCTTGATATGTTATATACCATTTTGCCTGATCTCCATGTTCCCTTTAAGTTTATGAGTCCCGGGACCATCTTAGCTACCACCGTCTTTATTGTGCTCGCCTGGGGCTTCTCCCTTTATACCAGCCATTTTGATTCTTACAATAAAATGTATGGGAGCTTGGGCACCGTCATTTTACTGCTTCTCTATCTGTATTTGTTTGCCTTAGCCATATTACTCGGAGCAGAAGTGAATGCTCTTTTATATCATCAGCACCACAAATTTTCTCAGAAAAAGTGA